The Candidatus Margulisiibacteriota bacterium region GAGAAAAAGCCGTCGATGATAGCCATCGTATCAAGAGCAATGACCAGTTCTTCGTTGGTCGGGACCACCCATACGGGCATCGATGAATCAGTCCGCGATATACAGACAGGCATCTTGGGCCTAAAGGCCGCTTTGTTGGCCTCTTCATCCAGAAGTATGCCAAAAGGCCTTTCCTCAAGCCCCTGGAGGGTGCGGCTTCTGGTCCCGTAGTTGTTCTCTCCGGCTCCGGCCGTAAAGACCAGGCCGTCAACTCTTCCGAGGCTCGCCATCATTGAGCCTAAATACTTTCTTACCATATGGGTCTCAACCCTGCGCGCGAGCCCGCACCTTATATCCGGCTCTTCTTTTTCTGCAAGCTCGTCTATGGCCACCCTATCGCTGGAATACCCCGACAAACCCAAAAGCACTGATTT contains the following coding sequences:
- a CDS encoding propionate kinase (involved in coenzyme B(12)-dependent 1, 2-propanediol degradation; important for the synthesis of propionyl coenzyme A during growth on 1,2-propanediol); its protein translation is KSVLLGLSGYSSDRVAIDELAEKEEPDIRCGLARRVETHMVRKYLGSMMASLGRVDGLVFTAGAGENNYGTRSRTLQGLEERPFGILLDEEANKAAFRPKMPVCISRTDSSMPVWVVPTNEELVIALDTMAIIDGFFSSCQEYVYPFQIPSYWGL